From Pseudomonas sp. stari2:
TCTGACGATGAACCTGACAACGGTCAGCGCCGGCACCCCGCCATCGACACCTGTCACGGTGACTGTCGACGGGAACACCAAGGGTTTGCAGACATCGGTTCAGGCGTTCGTCGATGCCTACAACACCTTGAAAAGCACCATCGACACCTTGTCCAAAGCGACACCGGATGAAGATGGCAAGCTGACCGTTCAGGCGGCGTTCACCGGTGACTCCCTGGCGCGTTCGCTGGTTGCCGATATCCGCGGACAGATTACGGCCCCGAGTGCTACCGCTGGCAGCCCTATAGCCTATCTGTCGCAGTTGGGTGTCATGACCGACCGCAATACCGGTAACCTGACGTTCGACACGACTGCATTCAACAAGGCTATGTCCACGCCGGGCATGAGCGGCAAGGTCCAGGAGATGTTCACCGGCACCAACGACACCAATGGTCTGTTGGCGCGCATGAGCAAGGCGGTGGATCCATACCTCAAGGCTTCGGCCGATGGCAAGACCACCACCGGTCTGCTGGATCAGCGCCTGACCATCCTGAACAACAACACCAAAAACATCACCAGTCAGCAACTGGCGCTGGATCTGCGGGTCGCCAACCTGACCAAGACGTTGACTGCCAAGTACAACGCCATGGACTTGCTGGTAGGGCAGATGAAGGCCACGGCGAGCAACATTACTTCGTTCTTCAGCTCGCTGAACGCTCAGCAATCTGCGAAGTAACATGCAAGCGCGACAAAAACCCGGCTACGCTTTCGAGCGTGTGCCGGGTTTTTGTCTTATGGTCTAAAGTTTTTCGACTCGCAGGCGATACACTGTTCATACGAGTCATTGTGGCAAATGAGGTAGAACATGAATCCGATGTTAGCCCTTCGGCAATACCAGAAAGTTGGCGCCCACGCTCAGACGTCCGAAGCGAGCCCTCACCGTCTGGTACAAATGCTGATGGAAGGTGGCCTGGCACGTATTGCCCAGGCCAAAGGTGCGATCGAGCGCAAGGACATTCCTGCCAAATGCACGGCAATCAGCAAGGCCATCGGTATCGTCAGCGGCTTGCGTGAAGGTCTGGACCTTGAGAATTCCGCCGATACGCTGGCTGATCTGGACGGGCTGTATATCTACATGATGAAGCGCCTGGCCGAGGCCAACATCAACAGCGATCCGCGTATTCTGGATGAAGTAGCCGGCTTGCTGAGCACGGTAAAAGAAGGCTGGGACGCCATCGCGCCTGTGCCCGCTCCTCAGTTCTAAGGAGATCACCATGAGTCTTGTATTGCAGCGAATCGAAGAAACCCGAGAGGCGTTGGTCGGTGCACTGGCCGAGCGCAACTGGGAGGCCATCGGTCAACTGGATCTCGATTGTCGTTCCTGCATGGAAGATGTCTTGAGTGAGGCTTCGCTGGATGAAGTGGCGCTGCGTGACAATCTTGAGGAGTTGCTGCATGTCTACAAGCAGCTTCTTGAGGTCGCCATGGGTGAGCGTCAGGCGATAGTCGACGAGATGTCGCAGATCACCCAAGCGCAGAACGCGGCAAAGGTTTACCATCTGTTTGGTTAATTAACCCTCAGTTAATCCAGACATGTGCGCCATAAATTTGACTGTGCACGGTTTTTTGACTTAACTAGTGGCTGTTTTCAGATTTCAGGCGTCTACAGGCACGAAGTGTCCTGCAAGCGTCTCGCTTGCCCCTCGTTTCGGGCATTGAGTTGACTAGGGAAGTTGCTATTGCATGTGGCGTGAAACCAAAATTCTGCTGATCGATGACGATAGCGTCCGCCGCCGCGACCTGGCGGTGATTTTAAATTTTCTTGGCGAAGAAAATTTACCCTGCGGAAGCCATGACTGGCAGCAGGCAGTCGGCTCTTTGTCGTCTAGTCGTGAGGTCATTTGCGTACTGATCGGGACGGTCAATGCTCCTGGTGCGCTTTTGGGCCTGTTAAAGACACTCTCAACCTGGGATGAGTTCCTTCCGGTTTTGCTGATGGGCGATAATTCTTCGGTGGACCTGCCCGAAGACCAACGCCGCCGGGTGCTTTCGACTCTCGAAATGCCGCCGAGCTACAGCAAATTGCTGGACTCCCTGCACCGTGCCCAGGTCTATCGCGAAATGTACGACCAGGCACGCGAGCGCGGCCGTCATCGCGAACCCAACCTGTTCCGCAGTCTCGTCGGCACCAGTCGGGCGATCCAGCATGTGCGCCAGATGATGCAGCAGGTGGCCGACACCGACGCCAGCGTACTGATCCTCGGCGAGTCTGGCACCGGCAAGGAAGTGGTCGCGCGCAACCTGCATTACCATTCCAAGCGTCGTGACGCGCCGTTCGTCCCGGTCAACTGCGGGGCGATCCCGGCAGAACTGCTGGAAAGCGAGCTGTTCGGCCACGAGAAGGGCGCTTTCACCGGCGCCATCACCAGCCGTGCCGGCCGCTTCGAGCTGGCCAACGGCGGTACGCTGTTCCTCGATGAAATCGGCGACATGCCGCTGCCGATGCAGGTCAAGCTGCTGCGCGTGCTGCAGGAGCGCACCTTCGAGCGCGTGGGCAGCAACAAGACCCAGAGCGTCGATGTGCGCATCATCGCCGCGACCCACAAGAACCTCGAAAGCATGATCGAGACCGGCACCTTTCGCGAAGATCTCTACTATCGCCTGAACGTGTTCCCGATCGAGATGGCGCCGCTGCGTGAGCGCGTCGAAGACATTCCGCTGCTGATGAACGAACTTATTTCGCGGATGGAGCACGAGAAGCGCGGTTCGATCCGTTTCAACTCCGCTGCCATCATGTCGCTGTGCCGCCACGGCTGGCCGGGCAACGTCCGCGAGCTGGCCAACCTGGTGGAGCGCATGGCGATCATGCACCCGTACGGGGTGATCGGTGTGGTCGAGTTGCCGAAGAAATTCCGCTACGTCGACGATGAAGACGAGCAAATGGTCGACAGCCTGCGCAGCGATCTGGAAGAGCGCGTGGCAATCAACGGCCACACGCCGGACTTCACCGCCAACGCCATGCTGCCACCGGAAGGTCTTGATCTGAAGGACTACCTCGGTGGTCTGGAGCAAAGTCTGATCCAGCAGGCGCTGGATGATGCCAACGGTATCGTGGCCCGTGCTGCTGAGCGCCTGCGTATTCGACGTACCACTCTGGTGGAGAAAATGCGCAAGTACGGCATGAGCCGGCGTGAAGGTGATGAACAGGCGGATGATTGACGCCTGTTTTTCAACTGTTTCATTTATAAGCAGTTTTTTTTAGGCACGGGTATTGCT
This genomic window contains:
- the fliS gene encoding flagellar export chaperone FliS; protein product: MNPMLALRQYQKVGAHAQTSEASPHRLVQMLMEGGLARIAQAKGAIERKDIPAKCTAISKAIGIVSGLREGLDLENSADTLADLDGLYIYMMKRLAEANINSDPRILDEVAGLLSTVKEGWDAIAPVPAPQF
- a CDS encoding sigma-54 dependent transcriptional regulator — protein: MWRETKILLIDDDSVRRRDLAVILNFLGEENLPCGSHDWQQAVGSLSSSREVICVLIGTVNAPGALLGLLKTLSTWDEFLPVLLMGDNSSVDLPEDQRRRVLSTLEMPPSYSKLLDSLHRAQVYREMYDQARERGRHREPNLFRSLVGTSRAIQHVRQMMQQVADTDASVLILGESGTGKEVVARNLHYHSKRRDAPFVPVNCGAIPAELLESELFGHEKGAFTGAITSRAGRFELANGGTLFLDEIGDMPLPMQVKLLRVLQERTFERVGSNKTQSVDVRIIAATHKNLESMIETGTFREDLYYRLNVFPIEMAPLRERVEDIPLLMNELISRMEHEKRGSIRFNSAAIMSLCRHGWPGNVRELANLVERMAIMHPYGVIGVVELPKKFRYVDDEDEQMVDSLRSDLEERVAINGHTPDFTANAMLPPEGLDLKDYLGGLEQSLIQQALDDANGIVARAAERLRIRRTTLVEKMRKYGMSRREGDEQADD
- a CDS encoding flagellar protein FliT, whose translation is MSLVLQRIEETREALVGALAERNWEAIGQLDLDCRSCMEDVLSEASLDEVALRDNLEELLHVYKQLLEVAMGERQAIVDEMSQITQAQNAAKVYHLFG